A genomic segment from Malus domestica chromosome 05, GDT2T_hap1 encodes:
- the LOC103435353 gene encoding NAC domain-containing protein 54, translated as MAPMSLPPGFRFHPTDEELVAYYLDRKINGRTIELEIIPEVDLYKCEPWDLPDKSFLPSKDMEWYFYSPRDRKYPNGSRTNRATRAGYWKATGKDRAVSSQRRAVGMKKTLVYYRGRAPHGIRTNWVMHEYRLVDSVCANASSSLKDSYALCRVFKKTIQMPKNNKEEKPIGINNADKDSIWVSNEQLFGEENSGINEGASRGIETDQDENYSTHGYPKFPSDTSSSDLTQGTPTENGIADDLQATFASDEANSSADLYSFGVHCSSDLVQETYIPHNTSVLNSYQFPYPPLQLEDFPQINLAAETKTAKPEIIDEYMLYDKFKDCMNGTFEEIFSLCSSQDNSVALSMQD; from the exons ATGGCACCCATGAGTCTTCCTCCTGGATTTAGATTCCACCCAACAGATGAAGAGCTTGTTGCTTACTATCTGGATCGAAAAATCAATGGTCGGACCATTGAGCTAGAAATTATCCCAGAGGTCGACCTCTACAAATGTGAGCCATGGGATCTGCCTG ATAAGTCGTTTCTTCCGAGCAAAGACATGGAGTGGTACTTCTATAGCCCGAGGGATAGGAAGTACCCCAACGGGTCGAGAACGAATAGGGCCACTCGAGCTGGGTACTGGAAAGCCACTGGAAAAGACAGGGCGGTGAGTAGTCAGAGGCGTGCTGTCGGCATGAAGAAGACATTGGTGTACTATAGAGGTAGAGCCCCTCATGGTATTAGAACCAACTGGGTTATGCATGAGTACCGGCTGGTCGATTCTGTGTGTGCCAATGCGTCATCATCTCTAAAG GATTCTTACGCATTGTGCCGAGTGTTCAAGAAAACAATACAAATGCCCAAGAATAACAAAGAAGAAAAGCCAATTGGGATTAACAATGCAGACAAGGATTCAATCTGGGTCTCCAATGAACAATTGTTTGGGGAAGAAAATAGTGGCATTAATGAGGGAGCTTCAAGAGGGATTGAAACTGATCAAGATGAGAATTATTCCACCCATGGTTATCCCAAATTTCCATCTGACACCTCTTCTTCAGATCTCACTCAAGGCACACCTACTGAAAATGGCATAGCTGATGATTTACAAGCTACATTTGCTTCTGATGAAGCGAACAGTTCTGCTGATCTATACTCTTTTGGTGTCCACTGCTCCTCAGATCTAGTTCAG GAAACGTATATACCACACAATACGAGCGTATTGAATAGCTATCAATTTCCTTACCCACCCTTACAACTTGAAGACTTCCCGCAGATCAATTTAGCTGCAGAGACAAAAACAGCAAAGCCCGAAATCATCGACGAGTACATGTTGTACGACAAGTTCAAGGATTGCATGAATGGAACGTTTGAAGAGATCTTCTCTTTATGTTCCTCTCAAGACAACTCTGTGGCCCTCTCCATGCAAGACTAA
- the LOC103435352 gene encoding uncharacterized protein, giving the protein MPMLWRWIVNKTRDSTPFFLAFATVCGVVPGVIGYFVMQTTNSGNQQLEAELRRNARPESMRMGQVNKERLAEFLGELQRKENTNDRYVAALKGETLTRNPYVRIQPIPKPSNTESEKEQK; this is encoded by the exons ATGCCGATGCTGTGGAGGTGGATAGTGAACAAGACCCGTGACTCGACGCCCTTCTTCTTGGCCTTCGCCACCGTCTGCGGCGTCGTTCCGGGCGTTATTGGTTACTTCGTTATGCAGACGACCAACTCCGGAAACCAACAGCTGGAGGCCGAGCTCCGCCGCAACGCCCGACCCGAATCCATG AGGATGGGGCAAGTAAATAAAGAAAGATTGGCAGAATTCCTTGGGGAGTTGCAGCGAAAGGAGAACACAAACGACCGCTATGTTGCTGCACTGAAAGGAGAGACATTGACTAGGAATCCATATGTGAGAATTCAACCAATTCCGAAGCCAAGCAATACTGAATCTGAGAAAGAACAGAAGTAG
- the LOC103435350 gene encoding pentatricopeptide repeat-containing protein CRR2, chloroplastic-like, with protein sequence MVLLLKTQINGLARQAEVLISWKEPFRLLGFFIGGRTYTTLHCRDSYHYTYLLQHCKSTKSIKKLHAQITTGGFEQNPFVVAKLVGKYVECSESSMEAARKVFDRLLERDVFVWNMVIQGYANVGPFVEALNVYDRMRLSGVPANRYTYPFVLKACGAMRDGKRGRIVHGHVVKCGLDSDLFVGNALIALYSKCEEIEISRRVFDEIPGKDSVSWNSMISGYTANGNPHEALMLFHTMLQDHAASLPDHATLVCILPACVEASAIEVGFWIHSFIIKSSMKVDAVLGSALITMYANCGRVTTARVIFDQISEKNVGAWSAMMRCHGMHGHADEALQMFSQFAESGLRPDGIVFLCLLSTCSHSGFITKGLELFEKMGEYGVAKSKKHYACVVDLLGRAGLLDQAVELIRTMPMEAGKDVYGALLGACRIHNNIELAEKAAEKLFVLDPENAGRYILLASMYEDAGRWEDAGRVRKLLRDNNVKKPTGSSSIEVECMYHRFGADDESHPYTDQIFNTLQRLDRIMEEETLKQ encoded by the coding sequence ATGGTGCTGCTACTCAAGACCCAGATAAATGGTTTAGCCAGACAAGCGGAGGTTTTAATTTCATGGAAGGAACCCTTCAGATTATTAGGGTTTTTCATTGGTGGCAGAACATACACGACACTTCATTGCAGAGACTCTTATCACTATACCTACTTGCTGCAACACTGTAAAAGCACCAAATCGATCAAAAAACTCCATGCCCAGATAACCACTGGAGGTTTTGAGCAAAACCCATTTGTCGTTGCAAAGCTAGTTGGCAAGTATGTTGAGTGCAGTGAATCAAGCATGGAAGCTGCACGGAAGGTGTTTGATAGATTGCTCGAGAGAGATGTTTTTGTGTGGAACATGGTTATTCAGGGTTATGCGAATGTGGGTCCTTTTGTTGAAGCACTCAATGTGTATGATAGAATGCGGTTGAGTGGTGTGCCTGCAAATAGGTACACCTACCCTTTTGTGCTCAAGGCTTGTGGTGCAATGAGAGATGGAAAACGAGGTCGGATTGTTCATGGACATGTCGTGAAATGTGGACTCGACTCGGATTTGTTTGTTGGGAATGCTCTTATTGCCTTGTATTCCAAGTGTGAGGAGATTGAGATATCgagaagagtgtttgatgaaatACCTGGGAAAGATTCTGTAAGTTGGAATTCCATGATTTCAGGGTATACGGCAAATGGAAATCCTCACGAGGCTCTAATGCTTTTCCACACCATGCTGCAAGATCATGCTGCATCCTTGCCTGACCATGCCACTCTTGTGTGCATTCTTCCGGCTTGTGTTGAAGCATCAGCTATCGAAGTTGGCTTTTGGATTCATTCTTTCATTATAAAGTCAAGTATGAAAGTAGACGCTGTTTTAGGCAGCGCTCTCATTACAATGTACGCAAATTGTGGTCGCGTAACCACTGCCAGAGTTATTTTTGATCAAATCAGTGAGAAAAATGTGGGGGCGTGGAGTGCAATGATGCGGTGTCATGGAATGCATGGGCATGCAGATGAGGCACTCCAAATGTTTTCACAGTTTGCGGAGTCTGGCTTACGCCCGGATGGTATTGTATTTTTGTGTTTGCTGTCCACTTGTAGTCACTCGGGGTTCATCACAAAAGGCTTGGAACTTTTTGAGAAAATGGGAGAATATGGAGTAGCGAAAAGCAAGAAACATTATGCTTGTGTGGTCGACCTTCTGGGAAGAGCTGGTTTACTTGACCAGGCGGTTGAACTTATCAGAACCATGCCCATGGAGGCAGGTAAAGATGTATATGGGGCCTTACTGGGAGCTTGTagaatacataataacatagaaCTCGCCGAAAAAGCTGCAGAAAAGTTGTTTGTTTTGGACCCTGAAAATGCTGGGAGGTATATTCTTCTGGCCAGCATGTATGAAGATGCAGGTAGATGGGAGGATGCTGGTAGAGTGAGGAAGCTACTGAGAGACAACAACGTCAAGAAACCAACTGGAAGTAGTTCGATCGAGGTGGAATGTATGTATCACAGATTTGGAGCAGATGATGAATCTCACCCGTATACAGACCAAATTTTCAACACATTGCAGAGACTGGATAGGATAATGGAAGAAGAAACACTGAAACAGTGA
- the LOC103435351 gene encoding E3 ubiquitin-protein ligase RGLG4 isoform X1 has protein sequence MGSLFSFFKHKQNNSRGVSRSISGSTAGSNHSVTGRTPSYDPKMFRKRSTNDSSGSKAKSGTEKNLSTQKKEKYAYIPDNFTSIEQVTDALRREGLESSNLIVGIDFTKSNEWTGKTSFKNRSLHAIGDEPNPYEKAISIVGKTLAPFDEDNLIPCFGFGDGTTHDEGVFSFHTDHSPCHGFEEVLACYKRIVPNLRLSGPTSYGPVIEAAMDIVEKSGGQYHVLVIIADGQVTRSINTSDKELSPQEEKTIKSIADASFYPLSIILVGVGDGPWEDMRKFDDKIPSRDFDNFQFVNFTEIMSKRATSTEKEAAFALAALMEIPIQYKAAIELSLLGRTAGNGNRIVPRPPPAPYSPRALPTREPSGLSAPGGDERSELVCPICLTNPKDLAFGCGHMSCRDCGPRLSACPICRQPIRSRLRVFAG, from the exons ATGGGCAGcctcttctcatttttcaaaCACAAGCAGAACAACAGCCGTGGAGTTTCAAGAAGTATCTCCGGTAGCACCGCCGGCAGCAATCACAGCGTAACTGGAAGAACGCCGTCGTATGATCCAAAGATGTTCAGAAAACGGAGCACAAATGATTCAAGTGGAAGCAAAGCAAAGAGCGGTACAGAGAAGAACCTCTCCacccagaagaaggagaagtACGCTTATATTCCTGATAACTTCACATCCATTGAACAG GTTACTGATGCCTTGAGGAGAGAAGGTTTAGAGTCATCTAATCTCATTGTCGGAATCGACTTCACCAAGAGCAACGAATGGACAG GGAAAACTTCATTCAAAAACAGGAGCCTGCACGCCATTGGCGATGAACCTAATCCATACGAGAAAGCAATCTCCATTGTCGGAAAAACTCTAGCTCCATTTGATGAAGACAACCTAATTCCTTGTTTCGGCTTTGGTGATG GTACCACTCATGACGAAGGGGTGTTCAGCTTTCACACCGATCATTCTCCCTGCCATGGCTTCGAAGAAGTTTTGGCCTGCTACAAAAGAATAGTTCCAAATTTGCGACTTTCGG GGCCAACTTCTTATGGACCTGTAATTGAAGCTGCAATGGATATTGTGGAGAAAAGTGGGGGGCAATACCATGTCTTAGTTATCATTGCAGATGGCCAG GTCACGAGAAGCATCAATACTAGCGACAAAGAATTGAGTCCACAGGAGGAGAAGACGATCAAATCAATTGCAGATGCAAG TTTCTATCCACTCTCGATTATTCTTGTTGGAGTCGGCGATGGTCCCTGGGAAGACATGAGGAAGTTCGATGACAAGATCCCTTCAcgcgattttgataattttcag TTTGTTAACTTTACCGAAATTATGTCTAAGCGCGCGACTTCCACTGAGAAAGAAGCTGCATTTGCTCTGGCTGCCCTCATGGAAATCCCAATCCAGTATAAGGCAGCTATTGAACTCAGTTTACTTGG ACGCACGGCAGGGAACGGCAACAGAATTGTTCCACGCCCTCCACCAGCTCCTTACTCTCCTCGTGCACTGCCAACTCGCGAACCAAGTGGTCTTTCAGCACCTGGGGGTGATGAACGAAGCGAGCTG GTCTGTCCAATCTGCCTAACTAATCCAAAGGACCTAGCCTTTGGCTGTGGACATATG TCCTGCAGAGACTGTGGACCGAGATTGTCCGCCTGTCCAATTTGCCGCCAGCCAATCCGCAGCCGTCTCAGGGTTTTCGCTGGATAA
- the LOC103435351 gene encoding E3 ubiquitin-protein ligase RGLG4 isoform X2 gives MIMIMTCDVPPCVSGTLKNLSCLSLRIRLCDYASISLVVTDALRREGLESSNLIVGIDFTKSNEWTGKTSFKNRSLHAIGDEPNPYEKAISIVGKTLAPFDEDNLIPCFGFGDGTTHDEGVFSFHTDHSPCHGFEEVLACYKRIVPNLRLSGPTSYGPVIEAAMDIVEKSGGQYHVLVIIADGQVTRSINTSDKELSPQEEKTIKSIADASFYPLSIILVGVGDGPWEDMRKFDDKIPSRDFDNFQFVNFTEIMSKRATSTEKEAAFALAALMEIPIQYKAAIELSLLGRTAGNGNRIVPRPPPAPYSPRALPTREPSGLSAPGGDERSELVCPICLTNPKDLAFGCGHMSCRDCGPRLSACPICRQPIRSRLRVFAG, from the exons ATGATCATGATTATGACATGCGATGTACCTCCTTGTGTTTCCGGAACACTTAAAAATCTCTCATGCTTATCTTTGCGAATACGACTATGCGATTATGCGTCTATCTCCCTCGTT GTTACTGATGCCTTGAGGAGAGAAGGTTTAGAGTCATCTAATCTCATTGTCGGAATCGACTTCACCAAGAGCAACGAATGGACAG GGAAAACTTCATTCAAAAACAGGAGCCTGCACGCCATTGGCGATGAACCTAATCCATACGAGAAAGCAATCTCCATTGTCGGAAAAACTCTAGCTCCATTTGATGAAGACAACCTAATTCCTTGTTTCGGCTTTGGTGATG GTACCACTCATGACGAAGGGGTGTTCAGCTTTCACACCGATCATTCTCCCTGCCATGGCTTCGAAGAAGTTTTGGCCTGCTACAAAAGAATAGTTCCAAATTTGCGACTTTCGG GGCCAACTTCTTATGGACCTGTAATTGAAGCTGCAATGGATATTGTGGAGAAAAGTGGGGGGCAATACCATGTCTTAGTTATCATTGCAGATGGCCAG GTCACGAGAAGCATCAATACTAGCGACAAAGAATTGAGTCCACAGGAGGAGAAGACGATCAAATCAATTGCAGATGCAAG TTTCTATCCACTCTCGATTATTCTTGTTGGAGTCGGCGATGGTCCCTGGGAAGACATGAGGAAGTTCGATGACAAGATCCCTTCAcgcgattttgataattttcag TTTGTTAACTTTACCGAAATTATGTCTAAGCGCGCGACTTCCACTGAGAAAGAAGCTGCATTTGCTCTGGCTGCCCTCATGGAAATCCCAATCCAGTATAAGGCAGCTATTGAACTCAGTTTACTTGG ACGCACGGCAGGGAACGGCAACAGAATTGTTCCACGCCCTCCACCAGCTCCTTACTCTCCTCGTGCACTGCCAACTCGCGAACCAAGTGGTCTTTCAGCACCTGGGGGTGATGAACGAAGCGAGCTG GTCTGTCCAATCTGCCTAACTAATCCAAAGGACCTAGCCTTTGGCTGTGGACATATG TCCTGCAGAGACTGTGGACCGAGATTGTCCGCCTGTCCAATTTGCCGCCAGCCAATCCGCAGCCGTCTCAGGGTTTTCGCTGGATAA